In a single window of the Myxococcus fulvus genome:
- a CDS encoding chemotaxis protein CheW has protein sequence MVSAPREVLLFTLAGQRYGLPTEDVRELVRAVRLTPLPRAPDVVEGLLNLHGQLLPVLDLRRRFRHPARPLSAFDHLIVAQAGPRQVALRVDRAEGLRVVAPEEWDETPRELPGVGYVTGAAKLEDGLVLVHDLRGFLSEAESLALDAALVASTERA, from the coding sequence ATGGTGTCCGCTCCGCGAGAGGTGCTGCTGTTCACCCTGGCAGGTCAGCGCTACGGCCTCCCCACCGAGGACGTGCGTGAGCTGGTGCGCGCCGTGCGCCTGACGCCCCTGCCTCGCGCGCCGGATGTCGTCGAGGGACTGCTCAACCTGCACGGGCAGCTGCTCCCCGTGCTCGACCTGCGCCGGCGCTTCCGTCACCCCGCCCGGCCCCTGTCCGCCTTCGACCACCTCATCGTCGCCCAGGCCGGGCCCCGACAGGTCGCCCTGCGCGTGGACCGCGCCGAGGGCCTGCGCGTGGTCGCCCCCGAGGAGTGGGACGAGACGCCCCGCGAGCTGCCCGGCGTCGGCTACGTCACCGGCGCCGCCAAGCTGGAGGACGGCCTGGTCCTGGTCCATGACCTGCGCGGGTTCCTCTCCGAGGCCGAGTCGCTGGCCCTGGACGCGGCGCTCGTCGCCTCGACGGAGCGTGCGTGA